The nucleotide sequence GATTATCGCAATTATTTCATTCATTCAATTTAAGTTTTTGGGTAAAGATGTTGAATACTAGGAAAAGGGGGCGGATACTATGAGTTTATACAACAATGACACCAAAAGCAGAGGGTATCTGTTCGTTCGTAATGGTCTAATCATTACGTTCCTTATCCTATTTGCCGTTGCTACAATTTTTCCAATCTATTTTATGATCATTTCCTCATTCGGTGATCCGGTAGAAGCTGGTGCAATGAGCTATTCTATCTTCCCTTCGAAGATTTCATTTGAATCCTATAAATTCTTCTTTAACTTCAGCCCTCATTCATGGGATTGGTTATTGAACTCAACGATTGTGGCAGCGTGTATTACGATAACTAACGTGTTTTTTGCTACACTTGCAGGATATGCTTTTGCGAAAATGAAATTTAAAGGGAAAAACATTTTGTTCGCTATTTTGCTTGGATCTATGATGATTCCTGGTCAAGTTACACAGGTTCCACTATATATTTTGGTCGTAAATATATTCGAGTTACAAAATACGTATACAGCGCTGATTATGCCAAGCATAGTAACGGTGTATAACATTTTCTTGGTTAAGCAGTTTATGACTTCCATTCCTAAGGAAATTATTGAGGCTGCTAAAATCGAAGGATGTTCGCAACCGAAAATTTTCTGGTATATCATTATGCCGCTATCTAAAACAGTTATGGCTGTATTAGCTATCCTTACGTTCATGTCCGCATGGAATGAATTCTTCTGGCCATTCCTAGTTACGAATACGATGGATATGCAAACGATTCAGGTCGGCTTGAAAAACTTCCGCTTTGCGAATACGACTTACTTTGCACCTATGATGGCAGGAGCAACAATTTCAGCCATTCCAATGTTTATATTGTTCTTCAGCTTGCAAAAATACTTCCTTGAAGGGGTAACAGTTGGAGCGGTGAAAGGCTAATGGACAAACAATCAAAAGTCGATGCAACATACTTAGTTGGCCTGATGTCTGGTACATCAGTAGATGGTATTGATGCAGCAGTAATTAAACTCTCTCCAGTATTGGATCAAGAGCATGGAGTTGAGGTTACATTATTGGCTTTTGAGAACACTCCTTTTCCGATGCATGTGAGAAACCTCATATTTGAGCTTTTTGATCTGGCTAACGCCACGATTGATAAAGTTGGCGCAATGAACATGTGGCTGGGCGAATTATACGCCCAAGCCACATTATCCGTTATAGGGAAATGCGGACTTGAGCCGTCACAAATATTTGCAGTAGGTTCACATGGCCAAACGATCTATCATGCGCCGGAAGAGAATGTTATGGACGGCTATAACTTGCATTGTACAGTTCAGATTGGTGAGGGTGCAGTTATCGCAAATCGCACAGGAATTCCTTGCGTTTCAGACTTTCGGGTCGCCGACATGGCAATGGGTGGTCAAGGAGCGCCGTTAGTACCCTTTACTGAATATTTATTGTTTAACCATCCAGAGAAAACTCTTCTGCTACAAAATATTGGTGGAATAGGCAATGTGACCGTTCTTCCGGCAAATGCCTCTCTGGAAAATGTATATGCCTTTGATACGGGTCCTGGGAATATGATTATCGATGGACTTGTATCGCAACTGTATGCGCCAATGACTATGGACATTGGTGGCGAAATTGGTGCGACCGGTCAAGTGATTGATGAGCTTTTGCAATGGATGCAGCAAGATGAATATTATACGATGCCATTGCCAAAATCGACAGGCAGAGAACGATTTGGCCAACCCTACGTAGCACAAATAATTGAATTGATGATCGCTAATGACTGGAAGAGTGAAGATGTGATTGCAACAGCTACATTCTTAACCGCATGGAGCATCGTCGATAGCTATAATCGGTATATTGCGCCACAGCATCAAGCTCAGCAATTGTTAGTTGGTGGCGGTGGCAGCTATAACAAAACGCTAATGCGAAATTTACAGCAATTATTTGCACTCTATAACGTACAGGTACTGACACAGGAGGATATCGGTGGCAATAGTGACGCTAAGGAAGCAGTTGCCTTCGCTTTATTAGCGTATTATACGATGAAGCGCTTGCCAAACAATATTCCGCTAGTCACGGGAGCTTCTCAACCAGTAGTTATGGGGAAAGTTTCCTGGCCCTATCGCGATCGTTAACAGGAGGCTTGAATGATGCAAATTAGACCCTTTTCTATTGAAGATCTTCCTGCAGTTGTAGCGCTTTGGAATCGAGAGGCTACTAAATATGACTACAAATCATTTACTGAACGAGAGTTTCAAGACACCTTCATTGATCATCCTTACTTCGATGCGCAGTGTATCTGGTTAGGCTGTGATGAACAAGGGATTGTTGGATTTGCAGCTGGCTGTAGTGGTCTTGATCTCCCACTTGGAGATGTAGCCGGGTATATTACAAGTGTTATTTTGGATGCCGATGTCGCTTCTCCAGAGTTATACGATGCATTTCTTGTAAACATAGAAAATAGATTCAAAGAGCTTGGGAAAAAACAAGCGGAAGTATTGTTTTTTAACCCCGTTAAGCTGAAATGGTGTATTCCAAGTGCTCCACAGTATGAGCATAATAATGCCCCAGGCATTAGTAAAGACCAGCCATTATACGATGCATTAATCGCTAGAGGCTATGTGGATCGCGCGACGCAATGTGGCATGTACTTAAAGCTCGGAAGCTTTATTGTTCCTGAGGATATTATTAGCAAAGAGACTCAAGCAAGTCGTAATGGCTATGATGTTAGGCCTTACACCCCTGAAATGCATAACGGACTTGAAGCAACGCTTGCTGCCTTGCAAAATCCGCAGTGGCAAAAGGATGTTGCTACTTATGTGAAGAATGGCGCCCCTCTTGTTGTAGCTGTATACGGTAAAGAGGTTGTTGGCTTTGCAGGCCCGATTATTTCTGAGCCTGATGGTCGAGCATTTTTTTGCGGGATTGGTGTGCATCCAGATCATGAGGGTCATGGTCTGGGCAGTGTATTATTTTTTCGAATGGTTGAAGCTTTTCAACGTGTAGGCTGTCAATATATCTCGTTATTCACTGGCAGTAATAATCCGGCTCTTCGAATCTATGAAAAAGCGGGTTTCGCTGTTGAAAAGCAATTTTCTATATTACGGAGGGAATTTTAGAGATGAGCGAAAAATTAACAGTATTAGCAATTGGGGCGCATGTTGGCGATGTGGAGCTAGCATCTGGCGGTGTACTGGCTAGTCATAGTTTAAAGGGAGATCGCATTGTGACATTGGCACTAACTGCAGGTGAAAGAGGGGTACCGGCAGGACAGGATATGAAGGAGTATCGTCAGCAAAAAGTGAAGGAAGCAGAAGTATTTGCTCAGATGCTTGGCGGTGAAGCGATTGTGTTCGATTATTGTGACGGAGAGCTGCCTGACAATGAGAAAGTTCGGATGGAGGTATGCGATGTAATTCGTCGCGTGAAGCCCAACATCATTATTACACACTGGAAAAACAGTATGCACAAGGATCATGCGCTGACGCATCATATCGTTAACGATGCTCGTTTCTTTGCAAGCCTGCCAACCTTTGAACGAGAGCATCCTGCTCACTTTGCCGCAAGACTATACTATTCCGAAAACTGGGAAGATGCTGTTGATTATGTTCCTTACGTATACGTGGATTTTGACCAAGCGGCATTTGATCTTTGGATTGATGCTTTAAGCAAGCATTGGTTCGTTACCAATAGTAAATCTTTTAAATATATGGATTACTATAAAGCCTTAGCTGTTGTTCGCGGCTGTGAAGCAAGAAAAACATATGCAGAAGCTTTTATGGTACCTGCTGAAACGATGAAGGTTAGACAACCGAGTCTTTGGTAACAATTGAACGGAGGTAGCTTCATATGGTGTTAAATGGGATCGATTCGATTACGAAGTATCGTCATTTGTTTGAAGGTAAGCGTGTAGGACTCATTACAGCGCCGACAGGGGTTACCAAAGATTTTAAATCTACGATTACCATCTTGCATGAAAATTTTAATCTTACTACGATGTTTTCACCTGAGCATGGCGTTCGTGGAGATTTGGATGCAGGGGCACTAGTAGACACGTATAGGGATCCCTTTACGAATGTTCCAGTCTATAGCCTATATCGTAAAGATTCTAAGCGTTTAACAAAAGATATGCTGGATGAAGTCGATATCGTTGTATACGATATTCAAGATGTGGGTGTACGATATTACACATTTATATATACGATGCTGTATGCACTTGAGGATTGTGCGAAGGCAGGTGTTGAATTTGTTGTTCTCGATCGCGTCAATCCGCTGAATGGGTTGGACGTTGAAGGGAATATATTAAAACCAAACTTCAAATCCTTTGTCGGAAATTACGAGCTAGCTGTGCGATACGGGCTAACAGCCGGTGAAGTAGCAACGATGGCAAATGATCAAATGAGCTGGAATGCATCGCTTCATGTTGTTCGTTTGGAAGGCTGGGAACGGCGCATGTCCTTCCCGGATACAGGCTTAACCTGGGTTCATCCTTCACTTGGAATTCCGCGATATGAAACAGCGTTACTATATTCAGGCACATGCCTATTTGAAGGTACGAATTGCTCCGAGGGTCGCGGTACAACCTTCCCGTTTGAAATGATTGGCGCTCCTTTCATTCAAGCGCAGCAATTGGCGGATGCGATGAACGCCAAAGCCATTCCGGGAGTACGTTTTCGCCCTGTTCATTTCAAGCCAACATCATCTAAGCATAATGGCGAGCTATGCGGCGGGGTACAAATTTATATTACAGACATCCAAGTGTTGAAGCCGCTTGAAGTAGGCGTAACCTTATTATTTACGATAAGAGATTTATATGAGCAATTTGCATTCCTGCCTCCAGTGAAAGAGGGCTCACGTCCATTTATCGATTTATTGGGCGGAGACAGCATATATCGTACAGCAAATATCCAAGCAAAGCAGTTGCTTGAACAGTTTGCAGAGGAAAGCAAGCAATTTGCGGAAATGAAACAGCAATATCATTTATATCGCTAGAGGATGGGGAGCAATTGATGAAAACAATAGATCAAATGAGCTTGCGCGAAAAGATCGGACAAATGTTTGTAACAGGCTTCCCGTCAAAGGAACTATCAGCGGATATGAAGGAAGTCATCGAGCAGTATAAGGTCGGAAATATGATTTTATTTTCACATAATATCGACAATAAATATCAATTAGGCGGGCTTGTTACGGAGCTGCAGCAATGGTTCACGACACACACAGGCATCCCAGGCTTTATTACAATAGACCAAGAGGGCGGCCGGGTTACGCGAATGCCTAAGGACGCGACCAATGTTGCCGGAGCAATGGCAATCGCTTCTTCAGGACGACCTGAAAATGCGTATGCAGCAGGCAGAATAACTGCTAGAGAGCTGAAAGCGTTAGGAATCAATTTCAATCTAGCACCAGTCATGGACGTTAACAATAATGCATTGAACCCCGTAATCAACGTTCGCTCATATGGTGATTCTGCTCAAAAGGTATCGGAGTATGGGATCTCAATGATGAAGGGACTGCTTGATGGTGGCGTCATGTCCTCGCTAAAGCATTTTCCAGGACATGGGGATACAAGTGTCGATTCTCACATTGGCTTGCCCACGATAGATAAATCGTTAGAGGAATTAGAGCAACTTGAGCTACTGCCATTTAAGGCTGCCATTGAGCAAGGCGCTGAGGCCATTATGAGCGCTCATATTTTATTTCCGCAAATCGAGAAGTCCGGCGTACCAGGAACGATGTCTTATGCGATAATTACTGAGCTATTGAAAGAGAAATTAGGATACAAAGGGCTAGTCATTTCGGATTGTATGGAAATGGACGCGATTAAACGCTATTATGGTACTGCAAAAGGAGCGTTAGGCGCTGTCAAAGCAGGTATTGATTTGGTATTCATAAGTCATACGCCTAGTACGGTTAAAGAAGCGATTCATTTGATTGAAGAAGCTGTCGCAGTCGGTGAATTGGATGAAGCGATAATTGATGCAGCGGTTACTAAAATTTTAGCCTACAAAGCCCAATATGTGGTTACTGAGGACTTGGATTACGAAATCGTTGGCTGCGATGTACATCGCCGTGCGAATGAATTGATGCGTACGGAAACGATCTGCCGTACTAATGGTGAGATAGAGCCCATTCAAACAGGTGATGAGCATGTATTATTTATGGGCTCCTATTCCTATCGCACTGATCTTGCATCTAGCAGTGTGAATCAAGAGATTAGCTTCCCGCAATATATGGGTGAGCACTTTCAGGCAACGTATGAGGTTATCGACATTGATCCGAACGAGGAGCAAATTGGCGCAGCGCTGCAAAAGGCTAGAGGCTACAGGCATGTTGTATTCGGCTTGTTCAATGCGCGTGAAAACAAAGGTCAGCTTGCACTTGTGCAGAAGCTATTGTCAGCTGACTGTAAAGTAACAGCGATTACATTAGGTCGACCCTATGATTTAGCTTTAATCGAAGGCGAATATTATGGAATTGCAGCATTTGAATATACATTAGACGCATTCAAGTCCCTCATTCCGATCCTTAATGGCGAGCTTGACCCGACAGCCAACATTACAATTCAGCTCTAGGGGGACATGAGTATGGCATATATCGTTGGAATAGATGGGGGCGGCACCAAGACAGCTATCACAATTGCTCATGACAGGGAAGATGATCTAGTCACCTTTACTGTCGGACCTATCAATTATAACGGTGGTGATGCTGATGCAATTACCGCCTCCTTCGAAGAAATTTTTAATCGCACAATGCTCATTTGTCACAATTTAGAAGATGTTGCTCATATCTGTATAGGCGCGGCAGGAGTAAGCAATCCGTTAGTCGTTGGTTTTTTGGAAAAGCAGGTGAGAGATAATGGGTACACAGGGCCATTAACAATTACAGGCGATCAAGAAACAGCATTATACGGTGCGCAAAATGCGATGCAAGGCATCATCCTTATCGCCGGTACCGGATCGATTTGCTTCGGGGTCAATGAAAAGGGACAGCAGCATCGTACAGGAGGCTTTGGCCATCTCATTGATGACGAGGGAAGCGGTTATAGCATTGGGCGTGATCTCTTATCCATTTTAGTCCAAGCAGAGGACGGAAGGGTAACAGATACGATCATTCCAGCGCTTGTATATGAGCAGCTTGGACTGAGCAATGTAAAAGAGATTATTGGTTTCGTCTATCATAAAAATACAACGAAAAAAGATATTGCGCAGCTCGCTCCGATCATGACGATAGCATGCGAGAATGGGGATGCGAAGGCGCTAGAGCTGGCGGAGCAATGTGCAATCCATTTATTTAAGCTTGTAGCGCCTGTTATTGAGCAACTGGAGTTACAAGACAGTCCAATAGCAATTGCAGGAAGTGTGCTGCAAAAATCTCGATTCGTTAAGGAAGCTTTAGAACGAAAGCTTGCACAATGCTTCCCGCAAACTAAGCTGATCTTGCCGATGAAGGATGCAGCTTACGGGGCTGTTTTGTTAGGAAGATCAAGAATGAATAACGATTAATAGTCAACGTTATGAAAACAAGGGTGTGTCATCAGTCCAAGCAGTTTTGGACTTGCGACACACCCTTGTTTTTTAAAATTTGTCAGCAGAATAAAAAACGGCTTGTTGTTTTGGGAATAGAGCTTGCAAAATGTTGGCGTGTTCTGCACGCGCCATTGGTGCATCTGTTGAATGATAGCCGAACATGATATAAGTTATTAGATTACGTTCATCTACTTCAATCCGTTCATAGGCTTGTGTAGAGCTAACATCGGAAATAGAAAGACGCTGCTGCTTGTAATCAAGGTAGACTCGATCCTCTCCGCATTGAAGCGCGATGTGCAGCTCTTGATCTGCTATCGAGGCATTACCGATTAGACGATTTTCCAATTCAGGCTGAAGCTTTTGGAATGTAGATTTTAGGTTAATCATTTTCCACATCGCCAAATGAATTTGAATGGATTGTGCTTGATGCTGATGAAAATAGGAGTACAAGTGATGATCCTCTGGCAGCATCGCTAATATTTGCTTGGCATTGGGGCGCAGCTGACATAAGGCATGAAATAAGTGTTCAACACCGTCTAGTGCCTCGTCCAAATACAGTATTTCATTAATAAATACTTGTTCAGTTTCCTTCTTTTCAATCATTCCATAAGCTACAACTTTATTGTTTTGGAGCAGTAGCAGGCAGTCTAATTTTCTCCATTCCGGCCAGCTCAAGAGATCATTCCAGTAGGTCTCATTACGGACTACGGTGTAGGTGCGATTCTGATTGAATTGTTCATATATTGAACGGATGTCATCAAGATACCGAGGTTCAAAAGGAATGATATCGTAAACGCTTTGCTGCTCAAAGCTTGCTGGCTTGTCAATGGAGTAAGCAGTTTCGGGAATCAGTCTCCATCCAGCCTTCTCATAGAACGCATGCTTGCTTGCCAGAAGAAAGCTAATATCATAATCGGATTCTTTCATGTACTCGGTTTGTGCATGAAGAATTTTGTGAGCAAGTCCCATTCCGCGATATTTTGTATCTGTACCGACGCTACCCATCGCACCTGTTTTCAAGATCGCTTGACCTACTCTAATAGATAGAGGGAAAATTTGGACGTTGGCAGCAATCTGTCCGTCGACCATCGCAAACCATGTTGTATCTGGATCATATGCGTTATCGCGATCTAATCTTTCTTGGAAAAAAGCTCTGCCTACTGTAAAGCATTCATCTAGAATATCGTAAATCTGTTCAAGCTGTTCTCTAGTTGGCCGATTCGTTACGTTAATGCTCATGTCTGACACTGTTGTCATCTTTCATTTCCTCCTGCCTGCATTGCTTACTACACAATAATTATACCCGATAATAGGACTACAGGATACTGAAGGGTGTCGAAAAAGACAGCGTTAGCGAACTAGTGGGAGACTTCTATTTACTATTTAGTAATTTTCATATAAATTGCACACTTATACAAATTATGATATATTTTGCTATGAACAAATTTGTAAGTGTTTTCAGTAACATAAATAACATAATTTGGGGGGGATGAGTATGAAGGGTACATGGGAATTGTTGAAGCAAACGACACCTTTCATCTGGATGCGCATGCTGATTTACTTAATGTTTGCAGTAGGATCTGTATTGTTGTTAGCCATTGTTGTTGGATTAAGTGCACTGCTTATTAAATGGTTCGGTGACTCAAGTATACTTATTCTGTTCTTGCTATTAGCTACATTAGGAATCATATTTACTGCATTTCGTCTTTTAGAGCGATATGTACTTTACTTATTGAAGGCTGCTCATATCGCAGTGTTGATAGAATTAATCGATCATGGTCAAGTGCCTGATGGCAAAGGACAGATTGCCTATGGGAAAGAGAGAGTCAGTGCGATGTTCGGTACGACCTCGATTTTCTTTGCAGTAGACCAATTGGTGTCCGCATCAGTAAAGCAAATACATAAGTGGTTAATGCGTTTAGGAGATTTTCTTAATGTTATTCCAGGGGCAAAAATTATCATTAGCATAATCAGCTCAGTGTTGGGCGTTGCCTTGAACTACATCGATGAAGCAGTTTTAAGTCGTGTGATGAAGCATAAGAAGGAAGATCCTGAAACGAATGTGTGGAAAACGTCGGCGGATGGAGTTGTACTCTACGCTCAAAGCTGGAAAGGGATGATTGGAACAGCTACGGGAGTGGCATTGTTCAGCATAGTACTTTCAATTGCTACATTTTTCATTACGTTATTCCCGCTGCTAGCACTGGTGAATAGGATCAATGATGACGCAGGGGCGTTGCTGGGTGCTCTTGCCTTTATCTCAGCTCTTTCTATCAGTTTTGCAGTTAAGAAGGCATTGGTCGATCCGATTGCGACGATTGCAATGATTCGAACCTATCATTTGAAGACAGCGGGTGTGACACCTTCCATCGACTTAATGGGCAAAATGGTTGCTGTCTCTGCTAAGTTCAAGGAATTGTTCCACCGCTCGGATAACGAACAGCCAATACCTGCTCCAGCTACGAATACATTTGCCCCAGTACCTGATACAAATCAATTCAGTCAATAAAAAGGTCAAATACAAAGCACGTTTCAAGGTAACTCTTGGAGCGTGCTTATATCTATTAAA is from Candidatus Cohnella colombiensis and encodes:
- a CDS encoding carbohydrate ABC transporter permease — translated: MSLYNNDTKSRGYLFVRNGLIITFLILFAVATIFPIYFMIISSFGDPVEAGAMSYSIFPSKISFESYKFFFNFSPHSWDWLLNSTIVAACITITNVFFATLAGYAFAKMKFKGKNILFAILLGSMMIPGQVTQVPLYILVVNIFELQNTYTALIMPSIVTVYNIFLVKQFMTSIPKEIIEAAKIEGCSQPKIFWYIIMPLSKTVMAVLAILTFMSAWNEFFWPFLVTNTMDMQTIQVGLKNFRFANTTYFAPMMAGATISAIPMFILFFSLQKYFLEGVTVGAVKG
- a CDS encoding anhydro-N-acetylmuramic acid kinase, with the translated sequence MDKQSKVDATYLVGLMSGTSVDGIDAAVIKLSPVLDQEHGVEVTLLAFENTPFPMHVRNLIFELFDLANATIDKVGAMNMWLGELYAQATLSVIGKCGLEPSQIFAVGSHGQTIYHAPEENVMDGYNLHCTVQIGEGAVIANRTGIPCVSDFRVADMAMGGQGAPLVPFTEYLLFNHPEKTLLLQNIGGIGNVTVLPANASLENVYAFDTGPGNMIIDGLVSQLYAPMTMDIGGEIGATGQVIDELLQWMQQDEYYTMPLPKSTGRERFGQPYVAQIIELMIANDWKSEDVIATATFLTAWSIVDSYNRYIAPQHQAQQLLVGGGGSYNKTLMRNLQQLFALYNVQVLTQEDIGGNSDAKEAVAFALLAYYTMKRLPNNIPLVTGASQPVVMGKVSWPYRDR
- a CDS encoding GNAT family N-acetyltransferase; protein product: MQIRPFSIEDLPAVVALWNREATKYDYKSFTEREFQDTFIDHPYFDAQCIWLGCDEQGIVGFAAGCSGLDLPLGDVAGYITSVILDADVASPELYDAFLVNIENRFKELGKKQAEVLFFNPVKLKWCIPSAPQYEHNNAPGISKDQPLYDALIARGYVDRATQCGMYLKLGSFIVPEDIISKETQASRNGYDVRPYTPEMHNGLEATLAALQNPQWQKDVATYVKNGAPLVVAVYGKEVVGFAGPIISEPDGRAFFCGIGVHPDHEGHGLGSVLFFRMVEAFQRVGCQYISLFTGSNNPALRIYEKAGFAVEKQFSILRREF
- a CDS encoding PIG-L family deacetylase; this translates as MSEKLTVLAIGAHVGDVELASGGVLASHSLKGDRIVTLALTAGERGVPAGQDMKEYRQQKVKEAEVFAQMLGGEAIVFDYCDGELPDNEKVRMEVCDVIRRVKPNIIITHWKNSMHKDHALTHHIVNDARFFASLPTFEREHPAHFAARLYYSENWEDAVDYVPYVYVDFDQAAFDLWIDALSKHWFVTNSKSFKYMDYYKALAVVRGCEARKTYAEAFMVPAETMKVRQPSLW
- a CDS encoding DUF1343 domain-containing protein, with translation MVLNGIDSITKYRHLFEGKRVGLITAPTGVTKDFKSTITILHENFNLTTMFSPEHGVRGDLDAGALVDTYRDPFTNVPVYSLYRKDSKRLTKDMLDEVDIVVYDIQDVGVRYYTFIYTMLYALEDCAKAGVEFVVLDRVNPLNGLDVEGNILKPNFKSFVGNYELAVRYGLTAGEVATMANDQMSWNASLHVVRLEGWERRMSFPDTGLTWVHPSLGIPRYETALLYSGTCLFEGTNCSEGRGTTFPFEMIGAPFIQAQQLADAMNAKAIPGVRFRPVHFKPTSSKHNGELCGGVQIYITDIQVLKPLEVGVTLLFTIRDLYEQFAFLPPVKEGSRPFIDLLGGDSIYRTANIQAKQLLEQFAEESKQFAEMKQQYHLYR
- a CDS encoding glycoside hydrolase family 3 protein; the protein is MKTIDQMSLREKIGQMFVTGFPSKELSADMKEVIEQYKVGNMILFSHNIDNKYQLGGLVTELQQWFTTHTGIPGFITIDQEGGRVTRMPKDATNVAGAMAIASSGRPENAYAAGRITARELKALGINFNLAPVMDVNNNALNPVINVRSYGDSAQKVSEYGISMMKGLLDGGVMSSLKHFPGHGDTSVDSHIGLPTIDKSLEELEQLELLPFKAAIEQGAEAIMSAHILFPQIEKSGVPGTMSYAIITELLKEKLGYKGLVISDCMEMDAIKRYYGTAKGALGAVKAGIDLVFISHTPSTVKEAIHLIEEAVAVGELDEAIIDAAVTKILAYKAQYVVTEDLDYEIVGCDVHRRANELMRTETICRTNGEIEPIQTGDEHVLFMGSYSYRTDLASSSVNQEISFPQYMGEHFQATYEVIDIDPNEEQIGAALQKARGYRHVVFGLFNARENKGQLALVQKLLSADCKVTAITLGRPYDLALIEGEYYGIAAFEYTLDAFKSLIPILNGELDPTANITIQL
- a CDS encoding BadF/BadG/BcrA/BcrD ATPase family protein, with translation MAYIVGIDGGGTKTAITIAHDREDDLVTFTVGPINYNGGDADAITASFEEIFNRTMLICHNLEDVAHICIGAAGVSNPLVVGFLEKQVRDNGYTGPLTITGDQETALYGAQNAMQGIILIAGTGSICFGVNEKGQQHRTGGFGHLIDDEGSGYSIGRDLLSILVQAEDGRVTDTIIPALVYEQLGLSNVKEIIGFVYHKNTTKKDIAQLAPIMTIACENGDAKALELAEQCAIHLFKLVAPVIEQLELQDSPIAIAGSVLQKSRFVKEALERKLAQCFPQTKLILPMKDAAYGAVLLGRSRMNND
- a CDS encoding GNAT family N-acetyltransferase, producing the protein MTTVSDMSINVTNRPTREQLEQIYDILDECFTVGRAFFQERLDRDNAYDPDTTWFAMVDGQIAANVQIFPLSIRVGQAILKTGAMGSVGTDTKYRGMGLAHKILHAQTEYMKESDYDISFLLASKHAFYEKAGWRLIPETAYSIDKPASFEQQSVYDIIPFEPRYLDDIRSIYEQFNQNRTYTVVRNETYWNDLLSWPEWRKLDCLLLLQNNKVVAYGMIEKKETEQVFINEILYLDEALDGVEHLFHALCQLRPNAKQILAMLPEDHHLYSYFHQHQAQSIQIHLAMWKMINLKSTFQKLQPELENRLIGNASIADQELHIALQCGEDRVYLDYKQQRLSISDVSSTQAYERIEVDERNLITYIMFGYHSTDAPMARAEHANILQALFPKQQAVFYSADKF